A genome region from Sebaldella sp. S0638 includes the following:
- a CDS encoding thymidylate kinase, whose product MGKLIIIEGSDGSGKETQTNLLYKKLKDRNYNIKKISFPNYESPASEPLKMYLSGDFGKDVNDVNSFAASTFFAVDRYASYKQDWEKFYTDGGIVLSDRYTTSNMVHQASKIENEEEKQIFLSWLIDLEWNKLGLPKPDVVIFLDVSPELSQKLMSDRKNKITGEEKKDIHETNSEYLKNSYLNALNLAKQYGWVIVSCETNGVLKNIEEINEDIIKKLSEKGVLYE is encoded by the coding sequence ATGGGAAAACTAATAATAATAGAGGGAAGCGACGGAAGCGGCAAAGAAACACAAACCAATTTATTATATAAAAAACTAAAAGACAGAAATTATAATATAAAGAAAATCTCTTTTCCAAACTACGAAAGCCCTGCATCAGAACCTTTGAAAATGTATCTTTCAGGAGATTTCGGAAAAGATGTAAATGACGTAAACAGCTTTGCTGCATCTACATTTTTCGCAGTAGACAGATATGCGTCATATAAACAGGACTGGGAAAAATTTTATACTGACGGCGGTATTGTTCTTAGCGACAGATATACCACTTCAAATATGGTACATCAGGCCTCAAAGATAGAAAATGAAGAAGAAAAACAGATATTCCTCAGCTGGCTGATTGACCTTGAATGGAATAAACTTGGTCTTCCCAAACCTGATGTTGTTATATTCCTTGATGTTTCCCCCGAACTCAGTCAAAAATTAATGAGTGACAGAAAGAACAAAATAACCGGGGAAGAAAAAAAGGATATTCATGAAACAAACAGCGAATACCTGAAAAATTCATATTTGAATGCGCTGAATCTTGCAAAACAATATGGATGGGTTATTGTTTCATGTGAAACAAACGGAGTTTTGAAAAATATAGAAGAAATAAATGAAGATATTATAAAAAAACTATCTGAAAAGGGAGTTCTATATGAATAA
- the mutL gene encoding DNA mismatch repair endonuclease MutL, translating into MNKIKILDESVSNIIAAGEVVENPASMIKELLENSLDAGADSVKIEVFNGGKDVKITDNGSGMEKNDMMLSIERHATSKISTKDDIFNLMTYGFRGEALASISSVSKMTISTKTKESNVGYKMTAYAGSIRNVEDVSKNNGTEIEIRDLFYNTPARKKFLRKESTEYNKIRDIVLKEALANYNTAFTLIFDDKLSIKTSGKGIENTILELFGKNVLKNLKKFEHGYLGSVEILRSSKDYIFTYVNKRYVKSNTIERAVLDGYYTKLMKGKYPFAVIFLETDPKEIDVNVHPSKKIVKFSNDKIIYSLIKSAMDDHFYLEERQEWQPNLDLLKQNVNVNAAELEKIENLFSDEVIKGENKQFFSLETLDNREIETRIIEERPKKAIETLITEPDDSDFTDFVKEDKITESVSYEKENNVSENIQKIHDEKSAAPVEKTEKKEDYRIIGQVFNMYILVENKNQLEIYDQHIIHERILYEELKEKFYSKKLDFQNLIIPQKIELSSPDKNLVMENAEVFQDFGFDVDEFGENEIILRSVPAFDFRDSIKNVFMDLLADLKNDVEIKDLRERIIISMSCKGAIKAGQKLDPDEIRSFIKRLHEIGKYTCPHGRPIIINIPKDDLDKMFGRKG; encoded by the coding sequence ATGAATAAAATAAAAATTCTCGACGAAAGTGTATCTAATATTATCGCAGCAGGAGAAGTGGTAGAAAACCCCGCCTCTATGATAAAGGAGCTTTTGGAAAATTCACTGGATGCAGGTGCTGATTCTGTGAAAATCGAAGTTTTTAACGGCGGAAAAGATGTAAAAATCACAGATAACGGTTCCGGCATGGAAAAAAATGACATGATGCTCTCTATAGAGAGGCACGCTACATCGAAAATATCAACCAAGGATGATATTTTTAATCTTATGACATATGGATTCAGGGGAGAAGCACTGGCTTCTATTTCATCTGTTTCTAAAATGACCATTTCTACTAAAACAAAAGAATCCAATGTAGGCTATAAAATGACAGCTTATGCAGGTTCTATAAGAAATGTAGAGGATGTATCAAAAAATAATGGAACAGAGATAGAAATCAGGGATCTTTTTTACAATACCCCTGCAAGAAAAAAATTTCTGAGAAAAGAAAGCACAGAATATAATAAGATAAGGGATATAGTTCTAAAAGAAGCCCTTGCTAATTATAATACAGCCTTCACTTTGATTTTTGATGACAAATTAAGCATAAAAACCAGCGGTAAAGGAATAGAAAATACCATACTGGAACTTTTCGGAAAGAATGTATTAAAAAATCTGAAAAAATTCGAGCATGGATACCTTGGTTCTGTTGAAATTCTAAGAAGTTCAAAGGACTATATTTTTACCTATGTAAATAAGAGATATGTAAAATCAAACACAATAGAAAGAGCTGTTCTTGACGGTTATTATACTAAACTGATGAAGGGAAAATATCCTTTTGCTGTTATTTTTCTGGAAACAGATCCGAAAGAAATTGATGTAAATGTTCATCCTTCAAAGAAAATCGTAAAATTTTCAAATGATAAAATCATTTACAGTTTGATAAAAAGCGCTATGGATGATCATTTTTACCTTGAAGAAAGACAGGAATGGCAGCCTAACCTTGATCTGCTGAAACAAAATGTTAATGTCAATGCCGCAGAGCTGGAAAAGATTGAAAATCTCTTTTCAGATGAAGTAATAAAAGGTGAAAACAAACAGTTTTTCAGTCTTGAAACCCTTGATAACAGAGAAATCGAAACAAGAATTATCGAAGAAAGACCGAAAAAAGCAATAGAGACTCTTATAACAGAACCTGATGATTCTGATTTTACAGATTTTGTAAAAGAGGATAAAATTACAGAATCTGTTTCCTATGAAAAAGAAAATAATGTATCTGAAAATATACAAAAAATTCATGATGAGAAGTCTGCCGCTCCAGTGGAAAAAACAGAGAAAAAGGAAGATTACAGAATAATCGGACAGGTTTTTAATATGTATATATTAGTAGAAAATAAAAATCAACTGGAAATTTATGATCAGCATATTATACATGAAAGAATACTCTATGAGGAACTTAAGGAAAAATTTTACAGTAAAAAACTTGATTTTCAAAACCTGATTATTCCCCAAAAGATTGAGCTCAGTTCTCCGGATAAAAATCTTGTTATGGAAAATGCCGAGGTTTTTCAAGATTTTGGATTTGATGTTGATGAATTCGGAGAAAATGAAATTATACTGAGATCAGTGCCGGCTTTTGACTTTAGAGACAGTATAAAGAATGTATTCATGGATCTTCTTGCCGATCTGAAAAATGATGTTGAAATAAAAGATCTCAGAGAAAGAATTATTATTTCTATGTCATGTAAAGGTGCCATAAAGGCAGGACAAAAATTAGACCCTGACGAAATAAGATCTTTTATAAAAAGGCTCCATGAAATAGGAAAATACACATGTCCTCACGGCAGACCCATCATTATCAATATTCCAAAGGATGATCTGGACAAAATGTTTGGTCGAAAAGGATAA
- a CDS encoding 23S rRNA (pseudouridine(1915)-N(3))-methyltransferase RlmH, giving the protein MLKINVTAVGKIKDSYIKEGILEFKKRLQKFSNFSIIEIQEESENRGIESAVNTESKRILESIEGKNYYNILLDLDGIGVSSPAMAQKIMEISNFNSKINFIIGGSNGVNNDVKNTADFRLSFSKLTFPHQLMRLILIEQIYRWISINNNIKYHK; this is encoded by the coding sequence ATGCTAAAGATTAATGTAACCGCTGTTGGGAAAATTAAAGACAGTTATATAAAAGAGGGGATACTGGAATTCAAGAAAAGGTTGCAAAAATTTTCTAATTTTAGTATTATAGAAATTCAAGAGGAAAGTGAGAATCGTGGAATCGAAAGCGCTGTTAACACAGAATCAAAAAGAATACTGGAATCTATAGAAGGTAAGAACTATTATAATATCCTGCTGGATTTAGATGGTATTGGTGTTTCATCTCCTGCAATGGCGCAGAAAATAATGGAAATTTCCAATTTTAACAGTAAAATTAACTTTATAATCGGAGGCTCTAACGGAGTAAATAATGATGTAAAGAATACAGCCGACTTTAGACTTTCATTTTCAAAATTAACTTTTCCTCACCAATTAATGAGGTTAATCCTGATAGAGCAGATATACAGATGGATTTCCATTAATAACAATATTAAATACCATAAATAA
- a CDS encoding DUF1934 family protein, with amino-acid sequence MYLLIKSEDQFGNKYEKSFISQKVLLDNRIEYSYSDEHGESKIFLYENHVKIYRKGEINTKQIFKLKEMTNFLYLTKEFKKNLFLNTSFLDISEKNIYLIYDVIDESEVINTIKLKIIELEP; translated from the coding sequence ATGTATCTGCTTATAAAAAGTGAAGACCAATTTGGTAATAAATATGAAAAATCTTTTATTTCTCAGAAAGTCCTTTTAGATAACAGAATCGAATACTCTTATTCGGATGAACACGGCGAATCGAAAATCTTTCTTTATGAAAATCATGTGAAAATATATAGAAAAGGTGAGATAAATACAAAACAGATTTTTAAACTAAAAGAAATGACAAATTTTTTATACTTAACTAAGGAATTTAAAAAAAATCTTTTTTTAAACACGAGTTTTTTAGATATTTCAGAAAAAAATATTTATCTTATATATGATGTTATAGATGAGAGTGAAGTCATAAATACCATAAAACTGAAAATAATAGAACTGGAGCCCTGA
- the lysS gene encoding lysine--tRNA ligase, which produces MSEQQINEKSIIGEKLKKVEELKALGIEPYGRKFEKKDDIADILKFDETSEKTFKTAGRIVAFRRMGKNGFGHIQDLSGKIQYYVKKDTVGEENYEIYKKLGVGDFIGIEGTLFKTQTGELTLRASSFEVLSKNIRPLPEKFHGLTDVETRYRQRYVDLVMNNDVKETFITRFKILRFIRNFLENKGFLEVETPMLHPIAGGANAKPFITHHNALDMDLFLRIAPELYLKRLLVGGFEKVFEINRSFRNEGTSIKHNPEFTMLELYQAYADFEDIMNLTEELVSSLVEELFGTTKLNYQDTEIDFTRPWKRIKMKDAVKDATGYDFDSINSDEEALNLVKSMGIPLEKDKSYTKYGLLNLLFEEKVESTLANPTFITEYPKEISPLSKNKKDSSDFVDRFELFIYGREHANAFSELNDPVEQKERFDAQEKMKEAGDDEAHETDLDYIRALEYGMPPAGGLGIGIDRLTMLLTDSFSIRDVLLFPALKKEDFEL; this is translated from the coding sequence ATGAGTGAACAACAGATCAATGAAAAATCAATTATTGGAGAAAAACTGAAAAAAGTAGAAGAACTAAAAGCCCTTGGTATTGAGCCTTACGGGAGAAAATTTGAAAAGAAAGACGACATAGCCGACATTTTAAAATTCGACGAAACTTCGGAAAAGACTTTTAAAACAGCGGGTAGAATTGTTGCTTTCAGAAGAATGGGAAAAAACGGTTTCGGACACATTCAGGATCTTTCAGGAAAAATCCAGTACTATGTAAAAAAAGATACCGTTGGTGAAGAGAACTACGAAATTTACAAAAAACTCGGAGTCGGTGACTTTATCGGAATCGAAGGTACTCTTTTCAAAACACAGACTGGAGAGCTTACACTAAGAGCAAGTTCATTTGAAGTTTTATCAAAAAATATCAGACCGCTTCCGGAAAAATTCCATGGTCTGACTGATGTTGAGACTAGATACAGACAGAGATATGTTGATCTTGTTATGAATAATGATGTAAAAGAAACTTTCATTACAAGGTTCAAGATACTCAGATTTATAAGAAATTTCCTTGAAAATAAAGGATTTCTTGAAGTGGAAACACCTATGCTTCACCCTATTGCAGGAGGTGCTAATGCAAAACCTTTTATCACGCATCATAATGCACTGGATATGGATTTATTTTTGAGAATAGCTCCTGAATTATATTTAAAAAGATTATTGGTCGGAGGATTTGAAAAAGTCTTTGAAATAAACAGAAGTTTTAGAAATGAAGGGACTTCTATTAAGCACAATCCGGAATTTACAATGCTGGAATTATATCAGGCCTATGCTGATTTTGAAGATATTATGAATCTTACTGAAGAACTTGTTTCTTCTCTTGTAGAAGAATTATTCGGAACTACGAAACTTAATTATCAGGATACGGAAATTGACTTTACAAGACCTTGGAAGCGTATAAAAATGAAAGATGCAGTAAAAGATGCTACAGGATATGACTTTGACAGCATTAACAGTGATGAAGAAGCATTAAATCTGGTAAAATCAATGGGTATCCCGTTGGAAAAAGACAAAAGTTACACTAAATACGGTCTTTTAAATCTTCTGTTTGAAGAAAAAGTAGAATCTACACTTGCTAACCCTACATTTATCACAGAGTATCCTAAAGAGATTTCCCCTCTTTCAAAAAATAAAAAGGATTCTTCTGATTTTGTAGACAGATTCGAACTATTTATATACGGAAGAGAACATGCCAATGCGTTTTCCGAACTGAATGATCCTGTGGAGCAAAAAGAAAGATTTGATGCACAGGAGAAAATGAAAGAAGCCGGAGACGATGAAGCGCATGAAACAGATCTTGACTATATCAGAGCACTGGAATATGGTATGCCGCCTGCTGGCGGTCTCGGAATAGGAATTGACAGGCTTACAATGCTGCTTACAGATTCTTTTTCCATAAGAGATGTACTTTTGTTCCCTGCATTGAAAAAAGAAGATTTTGAATTATAA
- a CDS encoding AbgT family transporter, translated as MKTKKISFFENFLNFFENVGNKMPDPVTLSFILCILVIIISKFVATAGISVIHPKSGETLLAVDLFTKTGFQTIFTSIISNFQGFPPLGVVLVTMFGAGVAKKTGFMEELLKVTTVKIPKPLVTGCILFIGILANAAGDAGFIILPPLAAIIFISLKRHPLVGMLAAYAGVAAGFAANIFISISDVLAATFTIPAAQILDKNYAGTVAMNFYFLFVSTFVLVITGVFVTEKIIAPRFEGVGYEYHNEQIKDALDENVRKKALKYSLISLGIFSVIVIILCIGDNAFFRDPQTGSLTSSSSVLMKSIVLLVTLAFFIPGVVYGVIVKKIRTDKDLVHLMGQSMSDMGLYIVLAFASAQFLAFFNESNLASIFSIKGAEGLKNLGLSGIPLMILFILLSSVINLFIGSASAKWAIMAPIFVPMFMLLGYNPALIQMAYRIGDSVTNPLSPLFPYFPILIAVARKYDKKAGLGTLISNMIPYSLFFGIVWTLLLILFIIFNIPLGPGAGIHYSF; from the coding sequence ATGAAGACAAAAAAAATAAGCTTTTTCGAAAATTTTCTAAACTTTTTTGAAAACGTTGGTAATAAAATGCCTGATCCTGTTACATTGTCATTTATTCTTTGTATACTAGTGATAATTATATCAAAGTTTGTGGCAACAGCAGGTATTTCGGTAATACATCCAAAGTCAGGGGAAACTCTACTTGCAGTGGATCTTTTTACCAAAACAGGTTTCCAGACGATTTTTACCAGTATAATCTCTAATTTTCAGGGATTTCCGCCGCTTGGTGTGGTTCTGGTAACAATGTTCGGCGCTGGAGTAGCTAAAAAAACAGGCTTTATGGAAGAACTTCTGAAAGTTACCACTGTAAAAATCCCCAAACCTTTAGTCACTGGATGTATTTTATTTATAGGTATTCTGGCTAATGCTGCGGGGGACGCAGGTTTTATTATTTTACCGCCTCTTGCTGCAATTATTTTTATAAGCCTGAAAAGACACCCTCTTGTGGGTATGCTCGCAGCCTATGCAGGGGTAGCAGCCGGCTTTGCAGCAAATATATTTATCAGTATTTCAGATGTACTGGCAGCGACTTTTACAATCCCTGCAGCGCAGATTCTTGATAAAAATTATGCGGGAACTGTTGCAATGAATTTTTATTTTTTATTTGTATCCACTTTTGTCCTTGTAATTACCGGAGTTTTTGTTACTGAAAAAATTATCGCTCCAAGATTTGAAGGTGTGGGATATGAATATCATAATGAACAGATAAAAGATGCCCTTGATGAAAATGTAAGAAAAAAAGCTCTGAAGTATTCACTTATAAGTCTGGGAATTTTTTCTGTAATAGTCATTATTTTATGTATTGGGGATAATGCCTTTTTCAGAGATCCGCAGACAGGAAGCCTCACTTCTTCTAGTTCTGTTTTGATGAAGAGCATTGTTCTTTTAGTCACTCTTGCATTTTTTATTCCTGGAGTAGTTTATGGTGTCATAGTAAAAAAAATAAGAACAGACAAAGATCTTGTACATCTCATGGGGCAGTCTATGTCAGACATGGGGCTTTATATTGTACTGGCTTTTGCTTCTGCACAATTTTTAGCTTTTTTCAATGAAAGCAATCTGGCATCTATTTTCTCTATAAAAGGGGCAGAAGGACTAAAGAATCTTGGTTTATCCGGTATACCTCTTATGATTTTATTTATTCTGCTGTCTTCTGTAATTAATTTATTTATTGGAAGTGCATCTGCTAAATGGGCAATTATGGCTCCTATTTTTGTTCCTATGTTCATGCTTTTGGGATATAATCCTGCATTAATACAAATGGCATACAGAATAGGGGATTCAGTTACTAATCCTCTTAGTCCTTTGTTTCCTTATTTTCCTATTTTAATTGCTGTAGCAAGAAAATATGATAAGAAAGCCGGACTTGGCACACTAATTTCCAATATGATTCCATATTCTTTATTTTTTGGTATTGTCTGGACATTATTGCTAATTTTATTTATAATATTTAATATACCGCTTGGGCCCGGAGCAGGAATTCATTACAGCTTTTAG
- a CDS encoding M20 family metallopeptidase: MTNRIKELAKKYSSVIMGAREHFHANPGIEFQEFETTKKIIEILEEHGIEYQKDIAVTGVLAIVRGKKEGKTVLLRGDMDALPIEEEADVPYKSKVKGVMHACGHDSHAAGILGAALILNELKDEISGNIKFAFQPAEENQGGAKPMIDAGILENPRVDAAFGLHVWGPYPEGKAITMKGPMMAAPDNIRIKLIGKGGHASMPNMLIDPVVMAAEVILSLQTIVSRKVDPLEPAVISCCTVHGGSAQNLIPNEVEITGTVRTLNEEVRKNMPKLMEQTIKGITDIYNGSYEFDYHFGFPCLINDADSTDTLISAAGKILGSENVDIMAKPVMGGEDFAYFTQEVPSAFIFLGVAEDMENPPVHHHPMFSFHSRNTVTSSEILTQVALDFLEKSK; the protein is encoded by the coding sequence ATGACAAATCGTATAAAAGAACTGGCAAAAAAATATTCTTCTGTAATTATGGGTGCAAGAGAACATTTTCATGCTAATCCCGGTATAGAATTTCAGGAATTTGAAACAACTAAAAAAATCATAGAAATCCTTGAAGAACATGGTATCGAATATCAGAAAGATATTGCTGTTACTGGTGTTTTGGCTATCGTCAGAGGAAAAAAAGAAGGAAAAACAGTTCTTCTCAGAGGGGATATGGATGCCCTTCCTATTGAAGAAGAAGCTGACGTACCTTATAAATCCAAAGTAAAAGGAGTTATGCATGCATGCGGCCACGACAGCCACGCTGCGGGTATTCTTGGTGCTGCTCTTATTCTTAATGAATTAAAGGATGAAATATCCGGAAATATCAAATTTGCTTTTCAGCCTGCCGAAGAAAATCAAGGCGGAGCGAAGCCCATGATTGATGCGGGTATTCTTGAAAATCCCAGAGTAGATGCTGCCTTCGGTCTGCATGTCTGGGGACCGTATCCTGAAGGAAAAGCTATTACAATGAAAGGTCCTATGATGGCTGCACCTGATAATATCAGAATCAAGCTTATCGGAAAAGGTGGACATGCCTCTATGCCTAATATGCTTATCGATCCTGTGGTTATGGCTGCCGAAGTTATTCTTTCTCTGCAGACTATTGTCAGCAGAAAAGTGGATCCTCTTGAACCTGCTGTAATTTCGTGCTGTACTGTTCATGGCGGAAGTGCACAGAATTTAATCCCGAATGAAGTGGAAATAACAGGAACTGTCAGAACTCTGAATGAAGAAGTCAGAAAAAATATGCCCAAGCTTATGGAGCAGACAATAAAAGGAATTACTGATATTTATAACGGATCATATGAATTCGACTATCATTTTGGTTTTCCCTGCCTGATCAATGATGCTGACTCTACAGATACCCTGATATCAGCTGCTGGAAAGATTCTGGGAAGTGAAAATGTGGATATTATGGCGAAGCCTGTTATGGGCGGAGAAGATTTTGCTTATTTTACACAGGAAGTCCCTTCTGCATTTATTTTTCTTGGTGTGGCAGAAGACATGGAAAATCCTCCTGTCCACCATCATCCGATGTTTTCATTCCACAGCAGAAATACTGTTACTTCATCGGAAATACTTACACAGGTAGCATTAGATTTTCTTGAAAAATCAAAATAA
- a CDS encoding metallophosphoesterase, protein MIYFTADTHFFHSNIINLCKRPFKNVDEMNKVLIRNWNSYITDHDEIYILGDFLFKGTGNQANAILNALNGKKYLIRGNHDKFLNDENFDVNAFEWIKDYFVLNYKKMKFVLFHYPILEWDGFFKGSVHLYGHVHNSGKDPGQNKRLSILGNNAFNVGVDVNNFFPVSIETIIKKQQ, encoded by the coding sequence ATGATTTATTTTACCGCAGACACACATTTTTTTCATTCAAATATTATTAATTTATGTAAGAGACCATTTAAAAATGTGGATGAAATGAATAAAGTCCTTATTAGAAACTGGAATTCCTATATTACTGATCATGATGAAATTTACATTCTCGGGGACTTTCTGTTCAAAGGGACCGGTAACCAGGCTAACGCCATTCTAAACGCCCTGAATGGAAAAAAATACCTTATAAGAGGTAATCATGATAAATTTCTTAATGATGAAAATTTTGATGTCAATGCTTTTGAATGGATAAAAGATTATTTTGTCCTGAACTATAAAAAGATGAAGTTTGTCCTTTTTCATTATCCGATTCTTGAATGGGACGGATTTTTCAAAGGATCTGTTCATCTTTACGGGCATGTTCATAATTCCGGCAAAGACCCCGGGCAGAACAAACGCCTTTCTATTCTTGGAAATAACGCATTTAATGTTGGTGTTGATGTTAATAACTTTTTTCCGGTAAGTATAGAAACCATAATAAAAAAACAGCAGTAA
- a CDS encoding Spy/CpxP family protein refolding chaperone, whose protein sequence is MKKGLIILTLISLLSMGAFAQSEEQYFYGGQQERTASKTLKNDLNLTQDQKTKLKALREETKDKIKALSNEDQTREEFVQSLKSIKDEQKTELNQILTPAQQKMVESKESAMQKRKADFEKKLNLTDEQKDKISSIRDEYYQKMRALNTEGLTEMQHKKEIAKLVKEEVQERNQVLTVEQKSFLKSERNKMR, encoded by the coding sequence ATGAAAAAAGGATTAATTATATTAACGTTGATATCATTATTATCAATGGGAGCATTCGCACAAAGCGAAGAACAGTATTTTTACGGAGGTCAGCAAGAACGAACTGCAAGTAAAACTTTGAAAAACGATTTGAATTTAACACAGGATCAGAAAACGAAGCTAAAAGCACTTAGGGAGGAAACAAAAGATAAAATTAAAGCTTTGAGCAATGAAGATCAAACAAGGGAAGAATTTGTGCAAAGCCTTAAATCTATCAAAGATGAACAAAAAACAGAATTAAACCAGATTTTAACACCAGCACAGCAAAAAATGGTAGAGTCAAAAGAATCAGCGATGCAGAAAAGAAAAGCTGATTTTGAAAAAAAGCTGAATCTTACAGATGAACAAAAAGATAAAATCAGCTCAATAAGAGACGAATATTATCAGAAAATGAGAGCATTGAATACAGAAGGTTTAACAGAGATGCAGCATAAAAAAGAAATAGCAAAATTAGTAAAAGAAGAAGTTCAGGAAAGAAATCAGGTATTAACAGTTGAACAGAAATCATTTTTAAAAAGTGAAAGAAATAAAATGAGATAA